Proteins encoded in a region of the Xylocopa sonorina isolate GNS202 chromosome 1, iyXylSono1_principal, whole genome shotgun sequence genome:
- the Elk gene encoding eag-like K[+] channel isoform X4, with the protein MNCIPKYPNLDHTSDANGGVDPEAPPANYGRRRSRAVLYQLSGHYKQDNKHKIKLNNNLLHSTAAPLPEYKTTGIKKSQFILSHYGGFKSWWDWLILCATFYVAIVVPFNASFINIDRPTMVSDVVVEALFIIDIVLNFRTTYVNRKGEVVSNSKSIAVNYLKGWFVVDLVAALPFDFLYASDVYSGEESGHGNIHLVKLTRLLRLARLLQKMDRYSQYSAVILTMLMLFFILVAHWLACIWFVIAEKERLKNDNDWDLGWIHILAERLKISVDNVTHAESYITALYFTCSSLTSVGFGNVSANTFSEKFFSICTMLIGALMHAVVFGNVTAIIQRIYSRRSLYQTKLRDLKDFFVLHQIPEELKQRMQDYFQTMWSLNHGIDIHETLKQFPEELRGDVSMHLHREILSLPIFEAASQGCLKLLSLRIGNNFCAPGEFLIHKGDALSYIYYICNGSMEVVQNNMVVAILGKGDLVGCDINVHLQHTSNGGGTGGGGPDVVVKSSCDVKALTYCDLKCINMHGLVEVLRLYPEYQQQFANDIQHDLTYNIREGYEAEQESDMNGPSLTLPSISEDDENVPDEGETSPLSPPNKSPLHTSSSPRHAKFSVSFDREEYRDTRRPARGVLVRGRTAQVIAQESVEEHIRGSVEKLDTTFSTLHQDVATLSCEVRNAIQALQILACSPQSNPNLPTPASRGSGVLARSSSHPPDAICWDPPRRMTDASTQTDWPVELFESWVRANPQRVLRILELDPDTLSRQPPSPTPSPSSPPPPPYEPLSPLVGTPPQSPSPSRGNDHFDFGNNHGERHIPRLYKPANSAWDPENKSSHRFSAGDADNASLYQAFNTLRRLPESRSLKFDPFDS; encoded by the exons ATGAATTGCATTCCAAAGTATCCGAACTTGGACCATACATCGG ATGCAAACGGCGGTGTAGATCCAGAGGCACCGCCAGCTAATTATGGCAGAAGAAGAAGTCGTGCCGTCCTTTATCAATTATCAGGCCATTACAAACAGGACAATAAGCACAAAATTAAATTAAACAAC AATCTACTGCATTCCACTGCAGCACCATTACCAGAGTATAAAACGACGGGAATAAAAAAGTCACAATTTATCCTAAGTCATTACGGTGGTTTCAAGTCTTGGTGGGATTGGTTAATACTGTGCGCCACGTTCTACGTCGCgatcgtcgtcccttttaacgCGAGCTTCATTAATATCGATAGGCCTACGATGGTCAGCGACGTTGTCGTCGAAGCACTCTTTATAATCG ATATCGTTCTGAACTTCAGAACGACGTACGTTAATAGGAAAGGGGAAGTCGTCAGCAACAGCAAAAGCATCGCCGTCAACTATTTAAAGGGCTGGTTCGTAGTCGATCTCGTCGCTGCGTTGCCCTTTGATTTTCTTTACGCTTCCGACGTTTACAGCGGAGAG GAATCGGGACACGGTAACATTCATTTAGTGAAGTTAACAAGATTATTGAGGCTCGCGCGATTACTACAAAAGATGGACAGATACTCCCAATACAGCGCAGTAATTTTGACGATGTTAATGCTTTTTTTTATCCTGGTGGCACATTGGTTGGCTTGTATTTGGTTCGTCATTGCGGAGAAAGAAAGGTTAAAAAACGATAACGATTGGGATCTCG GATGGATTCATATACTGGCGGAAAGGTTAAAGATTTCCGTGGATAACGTAACCCACGCGGAAAGTTACATTACAGCGTTATATTTCACTTGCAGTAGCTTAACATCAGTAGGATTTGGAAACGTGTCAGCCAATACGTTCTCCGAAAAGTTCTTCTCTATTTGCACGATGCTTATTGGTG CTCTGATGCATGCTGTGGTGTTTGGTAACGTGACGGCGATTATTCAAAGAATTTACTCTAGAAGATCGCTGTACCAAACAAAATTGCGGGATCTCAAGGATTTTTTCGTATTGCATCAGATACCCGAAGAACTGAAACAGCGAATGCAAGATTACTTCCAAACTATGTGGTCCTTAAATCACGGTATCGATATACACGAG ACTCTGAAACAATTTCCCGAGGAACTAAGAGGAGACGTTTCAATGCACTTGCATCGCGAAATATTAAGTTTGCCAATATTCGAAGCAGCTTCCCAGGGTTGCCTCAAACTACTTTCCCTCCGTATTGGAAACAATTTTTGCGCTCCTGGTGAATTTCTTATTCACAAAGGAGACGCGCTTTcatacatttattatatatgCAACGGTTCCATGGAAGTGGTGCAAAATAATATGGTTGTTGCGATTTTAG GCAAAGGTGATCTGGTAGGCTGTGACATAAACGTTCATCTACAGCACACCAGTAACGGGGGTGGTACAGGTGGCGGAGGACCGGATGTCGTAGTTAAATCGAGTTGCGACGTAAAAGCTTTAACTTACTGCGATTTGAAGTGCATAAATATGCATGGATTGGTCGAAGTGCTTCGACTCTATCCTGAATATCAACAACAGTTTGCGAATGATATACAACACGATCTCACTTACAATATACGAGAGGGATACGAAGCTGAG CAAGAGTCGGACATGAATGGGCCATCGTTAACGCTACCGTCGATTAGCGAGGACGATGAGAACGTGCCTGACGAGGGTGAGACTTCACCTTTATCGCCGCCAAACAAATCACCTTTACATACGTCTTCGAGTCCGCGGCATGCCAAGTTCAG TGTGTCGTTCGATAGAGAGgaatatcgagacacgcgaagACCCGCAAGGGGAGTTTTAGTGAGAGGAAGAACGGCTCAGGTAATCGCTCAGGAATCAGTGGAGGAACATATCCGAGGATCGGTGGAAAAACTCGATACGACATTCTCCACGTTACATCAAGACGTCGCTACGTTAAGTTGCGAG GTCAGAAATGCTATTCAAGCTTTACAAATATTGGCATGTTCACCTCAAAGTAATCCGAATTTACCAACCCCCGCGAGTCGTGGGAGTGGCGTTTTAGCGAGAAGCTCGTCTCATCCGCCGGATGCTATATGTTGGGATCCCCCTAGAAGGATGACAGATGCTTCTACGCAAACCGACTGGCCCGTGGAGTTATTCGAATCTTGGGTTCGAGCAAATCCACAAAGAGTTCTAAGGATTCTCGAACTCGATCCAGATACTCTTTCGAGGCAACCACCCTCTCCGACACCGTCACCGTCTTCTCCTCCGCCACCACCGTACGAACCCCTATCGCCATTAGTGGGGACACCACCGCAATCACCGTCTCCATCGAGAG GAAACGATCATTTCGATTTTGGCAATAACCACGGAGAGCGGCACATTCCTCGTTTGTACAAACCGGCAAACTCTGCCTGGGATCCCGAAAACAAGTCGTCGCACCGATTTAGTGCCGGCGATGCCGACAATGCGTCTTTATATCAAGCGTTTAACACGTTGCGTCGACTTCCAGAATCTCGCTCGTTAAAATTCGATCCCTTTGATAGCTGA